The Ahaetulla prasina isolate Xishuangbanna chromosome 11, ASM2864084v1, whole genome shotgun sequence genome contains a region encoding:
- the CENPI gene encoding centromere protein I isoform X1, producing MKRGVAAKKKKQNLPVTSNKQTDIATWIENGSKSTQEHKDHKIPSNEETDCSQDPLEEALVFLTKIKDRTSLKNEALQKHLLSVEKIAQARGLTPEEIDALLNIALSGKFAEAINIRLLKNLIPISTIREDSIVSAVSWLCVGKCSRNTQVLFLKWLIAMYDLIERKEKVNALYGFFFNFLQDEKLCPFICHVLYLLTRRENVKPFRVRRLLDLRAKMGSEAPLQALLLMYKSFAPSMVSSNLFQSTKMRFKNTENLWKTAVGNIKQRISGISPTSQPVLTFQPPKKKWNSKLTIPACNSNSDCSAQSSTANCIDFNSHPEFFPVQHLQTFSQLLENIHCLELPSQIGSVLGNRLLLHFINCVTDDVVYQRMYYWLGQTFREECPWTKIENRKYELEFKEFLDTVLEAECFLQEGFSSCEEFLYRSLPFWDGCCCRSQVLQMISWIPLSTFSEMKPYLCKPLTQLFFTSSLYFKCSVLESLRELLLNWLNWHFLQADMTSELTADILNTSISSLVNSITELIHFVGRLSTIALHLEKNSAFLMHFILDFYEIVCDMFQKYKVPLLVIPPAGVFYPALLSMDSVTVDQLCHIMFRYRTNLIAAKKYLQAKKASLQIKFSSQICQEYNQYITSMVGCLWTSNVFQTDSHPQGIYIEPGVLEKTLVQEYRKALNIVYHPALTGYAILFVQQIQPEHKIPDIKLIQGRRWDWYLEYLYSQELRGLKFFIESSIRRVFRPSQTKPDN from the exons ATGAAGAGAGGAGTAGCtgctaaaaagaaaaagcagaatttACCAGTTACTTCAAATAAACAAACTGATATAGCCACATGGATAGAAAATGGCAGCAAAAGTACCCAGGAACATAAAGACCATAAAATACCTTCCAATGAAGAGACAGACTGCAGCCAGGATCCTCTTGAAGAAGCACTGGTCTTTTTGACAAAAA ttaAAGATCGTACTTCCCTGAAGAATGAAGCTTTGCAGAAACACTTATTAAGTGTGGAAAAGATTGCCCAAGCAAGAGGCTTAACTCCAGAAGAAATTGATGCCTTGCTGAATATAGCACTCAGCGGCaagtttg CTGAAGCGATAAACATTCGACTGTTGAAGAACCTGATTCCCATTTCAACAATAAGAGAGGATTCAATTGTTTCAGCTGTTTCATGGCTTTGTGTTGGCAAATGTTCTCGCAATACTCAG GTTCTTTTCTTAAAATGGTTAATTGCAATGTATGATTTGATTGAGCGTAAAGAAAAGGTTAATGCACTCTATGGGTTCTTCTTCAACTTCTTACAGGATGAAAAATTG tGCCCCTTCATCTGCCATGTGCTGTATTTGCTGACCAGAAGAGAAAATG TGAAACCTTTCCGTGTGCGACGACTCTTAGACTTAAGAGCCAAGATG GGATCAGAAGCTCCATTGCAGGCTCTTCTCTTAATGTATAAAAGCTTTGCTCCAAGCATGGTGTCTTCAAATTTGTTCCAAAGCACAAAG ATGCGATTTAAGAATACAGAAAACCTGTGGAAAACTGCAGTAGGTAACATAAAGCAACGGATTTCTGGCATTTCACCTACATCGCAACCAGTTTTAACATTTCAGCCGCCAAAGAAA AAATGGAATTCCAAATTGACGATACCTGCGTGTAACAGCAACTCTGATTGCTCGGCTCAGAGTTCAACGGCCAATTGTATCGATTTCAACAGTCACCCTGAATTCTTCCCCGTGCAGCATCTGCAGACTTTCTCCCAGCTTTTGGAGAACATCCATTGTTTAGAA CTTCCTTCCCAAATAGGCTCAGTGTTAGGAAATCGCCTGTTGCTCCACTTCATTAATTGTGTCACAGACGATGTCGTTTACCAGAGGATGTACTATTGGCTTGGCCAAACCTTCAGAGAAG AATGCCCTTGGACTAAGATTGAAAACCGGAAATATGAACTGGAATTCAAAGAATTCTTGGACACAGTTTTGGAAGCTGAATGCTTCTTGCAG GAGGGCTTCTCGTCTTGTGAAGAATTTTTGTACCGAAGCCTGCCCTTCTGGGATGGCTGCTGCTGTAGGTCACAAGTCCTGCAGATGATCAGTTGGATTCCCCTCAGCACCTTCTCAG AAATGAAGCCTTATCTCTGCAAGCCGTTGACACAGCTGTTTTTCACCTCATCACTTTATTTTAAG TGTAGCGTTCTTGAAAGCCTGAGGGAACTGCTACTGAACTGGCTGAATTGGCACTTCTTGCAAGCAGACATGACATCTGAGTTAACTGCAGACATCCT AAACACTTCTATTTCAAGCCTGGTTAATTCTATAACAGAACTCATCCACTTTGTTGGCCGGCTTTCAACCATTGCCCTGCACTTGGAGAAAAACTCTGCTTTTTTAATGCACTTCATTCTGGATTTCTATGAAATA GTATGTGACATGTTTCAGAAGTACAAGGTCCCTTTGCTTGTGATCCCTCCTGCAGGGGTTTTTTATCCAGCCCTTCTCAGCATGGATTCCGTCACAGTGGACCAGCTGTGCCACATTATGTTCAG gTATCGAACCAATTTGATAGCTGCAAAAAAATACCTACAAGCCAAAAAG GCATCGCTGCAGATCAAGTTTAGCAGCCAGATTTGCCAAGAATACAACCAATATATAACAAGCATGGTTGGATGCCTATGGACCTCAAACGTCTTCCAGACAGATTCCCACCCTCAGGGGATTTATATTGAGCCCGGAGTACTGGAGAAGACGTTGGTGCAGGAATACCGAAAGGCCTTGAACATAGTATACCATCCGGCCTTGACAGGTTATGCTATACTTTTTGTGCAGCAG
- the CENPI gene encoding centromere protein I isoform X2, with amino-acid sequence MYDLIERKEKVNALYGFFFNFLQDEKLCPFICHVLYLLTRRENVKPFRVRRLLDLRAKMGSEAPLQALLLMYKSFAPSMVSSNLFQSTKMRFKNTENLWKTAVGNIKQRISGISPTSQPVLTFQPPKKKWNSKLTIPACNSNSDCSAQSSTANCIDFNSHPEFFPVQHLQTFSQLLENIHCLELPSQIGSVLGNRLLLHFINCVTDDVVYQRMYYWLGQTFREECPWTKIENRKYELEFKEFLDTVLEAECFLQEGFSSCEEFLYRSLPFWDGCCCRSQVLQMISWIPLSTFSEMKPYLCKPLTQLFFTSSLYFKCSVLESLRELLLNWLNWHFLQADMTSELTADILNTSISSLVNSITELIHFVGRLSTIALHLEKNSAFLMHFILDFYEIVCDMFQKYKVPLLVIPPAGVFYPALLSMDSVTVDQLCHIMFRYRTNLIAAKKYLQAKKASLQIKFSSQICQEYNQYITSMVGCLWTSNVFQTDSHPQGIYIEPGVLEKTLVQEYRKALNIVYHPALTGYAILFVQQIQPEHKIPDIKLIQGRRWDWYLEYLYSQELRGLKFFIESSIRRVFRPSQTKPDN; translated from the exons ATGTATGATTTGATTGAGCGTAAAGAAAAGGTTAATGCACTCTATGGGTTCTTCTTCAACTTCTTACAGGATGAAAAATTG tGCCCCTTCATCTGCCATGTGCTGTATTTGCTGACCAGAAGAGAAAATG TGAAACCTTTCCGTGTGCGACGACTCTTAGACTTAAGAGCCAAGATG GGATCAGAAGCTCCATTGCAGGCTCTTCTCTTAATGTATAAAAGCTTTGCTCCAAGCATGGTGTCTTCAAATTTGTTCCAAAGCACAAAG ATGCGATTTAAGAATACAGAAAACCTGTGGAAAACTGCAGTAGGTAACATAAAGCAACGGATTTCTGGCATTTCACCTACATCGCAACCAGTTTTAACATTTCAGCCGCCAAAGAAA AAATGGAATTCCAAATTGACGATACCTGCGTGTAACAGCAACTCTGATTGCTCGGCTCAGAGTTCAACGGCCAATTGTATCGATTTCAACAGTCACCCTGAATTCTTCCCCGTGCAGCATCTGCAGACTTTCTCCCAGCTTTTGGAGAACATCCATTGTTTAGAA CTTCCTTCCCAAATAGGCTCAGTGTTAGGAAATCGCCTGTTGCTCCACTTCATTAATTGTGTCACAGACGATGTCGTTTACCAGAGGATGTACTATTGGCTTGGCCAAACCTTCAGAGAAG AATGCCCTTGGACTAAGATTGAAAACCGGAAATATGAACTGGAATTCAAAGAATTCTTGGACACAGTTTTGGAAGCTGAATGCTTCTTGCAG GAGGGCTTCTCGTCTTGTGAAGAATTTTTGTACCGAAGCCTGCCCTTCTGGGATGGCTGCTGCTGTAGGTCACAAGTCCTGCAGATGATCAGTTGGATTCCCCTCAGCACCTTCTCAG AAATGAAGCCTTATCTCTGCAAGCCGTTGACACAGCTGTTTTTCACCTCATCACTTTATTTTAAG TGTAGCGTTCTTGAAAGCCTGAGGGAACTGCTACTGAACTGGCTGAATTGGCACTTCTTGCAAGCAGACATGACATCTGAGTTAACTGCAGACATCCT AAACACTTCTATTTCAAGCCTGGTTAATTCTATAACAGAACTCATCCACTTTGTTGGCCGGCTTTCAACCATTGCCCTGCACTTGGAGAAAAACTCTGCTTTTTTAATGCACTTCATTCTGGATTTCTATGAAATA GTATGTGACATGTTTCAGAAGTACAAGGTCCCTTTGCTTGTGATCCCTCCTGCAGGGGTTTTTTATCCAGCCCTTCTCAGCATGGATTCCGTCACAGTGGACCAGCTGTGCCACATTATGTTCAG gTATCGAACCAATTTGATAGCTGCAAAAAAATACCTACAAGCCAAAAAG GCATCGCTGCAGATCAAGTTTAGCAGCCAGATTTGCCAAGAATACAACCAATATATAACAAGCATGGTTGGATGCCTATGGACCTCAAACGTCTTCCAGACAGATTCCCACCCTCAGGGGATTTATATTGAGCCCGGAGTACTGGAGAAGACGTTGGTGCAGGAATACCGAAAGGCCTTGAACATAGTATACCATCCGGCCTTGACAGGTTATGCTATACTTTTTGTGCAGCAG